The following is a genomic window from Cryptococcus neoformans var. grubii H99 chromosome 12, complete sequence.
cttcatatATCAATGTACCGCCATTAGTCGACTCATCATGGTCTTACAATGCACCGACAGAGAGTAGCTCGGCTTGTTTGTGTAATTCCGTCTCGTACAATCTTATGGTGAGTCATTCGTTATGTAACAATCTGGAAGATAGCTTATGCTGATATAATAGGCGGCATGTACATACTGCCAATGGGAAAATGCCTCGATCCCTACCGAGGATGGTTGGTCTTCTGGATGCTCTTCGTATACATCCACTGGGTAAGCACAACTGTTCTCCCtatttctctttcctcgctTTCAGACTTTAGTTACGTTGACGACAAACACTCATCTAGTCTCGGGTTCGCAGAAGCGGTCGGGCAAATTCCTATGTGGGCGTTTATATCCTTTTCAAAAGATGGCGGGGCGTGGGACCCATCCGTTTCAAGCGCTACAGCTGCAGTTAATACGGGTTCATGGACCACGACGCTTTCAAGAAGCTTTGCGGATGCCAGTAGCACCAAAGCTGGGAATCCGTCTGTGGAGACTGGGAGAGTGAGTGTAAGCGGAAGCGGGGCCAGTGAAAGTTCCATCTCGGCCCAAAATACGGGCACTGCGACTGCCTCTTATACCTCTACTTCCAAATCAAAttccacttcctcctccgacAGAGATGGCGACAGCAATGATTCATCTACGTCCCACTCTATTCCTCTCGGTCCCGTTATAGGTGGCGCAGCAGGCGGTCTCGTTGGAGTGataatcctcttcctcctctggaGATGGTATGTCAACGGCCGACATCGTCTTGCTAACCCCTActccccctcttccacccCGCCCGGTTTCGGGGGAGGAgtcgagaaggaaaagcaaaagaagaaaaagaggatgacatACCCTTACCCAGCCAAGACCAGGGGTAGCTTGGTTGCTTCTGCTGCTTCCGTTTTTGGTTCAGGCGGTGGGGTcgggagagatgaagaaagaggagaagggagagggaggagctTCTTAGATATGTTAGTTGGTGGTAAAGGGGATAGGAGCGGAAACTGGAAGGAACAGAGGGACACGGCGCTGTATAGCGATCCGACGACATTTACTGACCCGAGGAAAGCACCGGAGCCCTATTCGGCCAGCCGGACGAAATGGCGGACAACAAGTCAACGGTTAATACTAGAAGCAGATTTATCAGACTCTGAGTCGGCTTGGAGCGTGAGCGACGATAATGGCGGtcaaagaaagaaagggaaatggaaagaggcgTTCATACCTTCCATCGCAATGGCAGCAGacgccaagaaggagggaagtggAAACAGCAAGAATCTGAGCGCGTATACGACGACATCTCAACGACAACGCTTGGCAAGGCGGACGTTGACGCCTtcagagatggaagaagacgaggagacACCTTTCCCACTCTCCGCTCGTCCAGAATCAGTTATCACCCCCATTGCGAGCACGGATACACAGCCCCTCAGCACTGCGACCCATCCAGGATCCAAAAATTCCAAGCCAACCACAAACCAAGTCCCAAAGGCAAGCCAAAACAACCGGCAACTGTTATCTTTACCTCCCAAACAACCTCCCCCCGCCCACCTCCCGCCTCCAACTCCAGATGAAGCTCAGTCTCTATCTCTTCTATCACCTCTTGGCCGCAGAGTAGATTTTTCCCAACCACCGTCCATCCGACGAGAAAGAATCTCGGAAAACCCTACGCTACCTTCGTTGTACGAACCTCCCACAGGGGCGAGGACGTATAGAGCTTCAAGAGGGTCGGAGATGTTCAGTCCTGGTTCAAGGTATATGGGGACTATCTATGGAGACGGTGGGCATGGAGACCGTGcaagagggggaggggaaggaagaaggttcAGTGAAGGTACCATAGGGGCCGCTTTAGGGAGCGCGAGATCATTGAAAAcgggagatggaagggcaagatggaGTGGGGAGAGTGCACCCGCTTTGCCGACGCCCAAGCCGAGGTAGATTTCAATCTATTATTCAGATGGGGATGATCTAGAGTGAAATGGTCATGAGCGATATATAATAATAGGTTTTCTCATTGATAATACCGGGGTTCCTTGACGTATGCGAGGTCGCGGATATACTGTTTTCACATGCATACTCATGCTCATGCCTATCGTAGCGATTTCTGGTCTAGTCTACCAAACTAATTTGCTTAGGAAAATCGTCCAAAGATTGCCAATAAAAAACTAGTTTGGATGTAATGGCTTAAGGCCTTTtcagaaaaggaaaacTTGGTCCTCGAGCTTCGAGACACTCCTAGGGGCAGGATAACCGATCTGTGCGAGGTGGCCCCTATTGAAATATATGCGTCAACGGTTGTTCGTCCATTCTTAGATTTTGCTGTGCAGAACAAGCAGCTtaaggggaaggaaagtAAGGACTCACTTCATAGCGGTGATCATAGGAGGGGGACCGCACATCAAAACCTTGTGACCCTCACCATGATTAGCGGAGCCTACACCGGAAGGAGGCATAGCTTCctcaatcatctccttggTGATGAAACCAACACCACCAGTCCAGCCCTCAGGAGGGTTGTTGAGAACGTACTGATTGAAGAGTGGAGGTTAATTCGCTTCAATCTGTAGGACGAGAtaaaggagaggaaaaaaacATACCTTGACATCAAAACGGCCGTTGGATTTGGCTTGTAGCTCGTCAATTTCCCTCTTGAGTACTGCCTTCGACGTCAATGAtattttttttaaaaaaaggAACAAAAAGTATAGAAACATACAGATGTCATCTTCCTGAACGTTGGCGTAGATCAAAGAGAGCTTGGTCTTATCACCGGGACTCTTGAGAGAGGATTTGATAATCTGGTACATGGGAGTGATACCGGTACCTCCGGCAATCATGACAAGGTGAGGGGCCATGTTGGGGCTGCGGATAGTGTTAGTCAAGATATTATGGAGGGGGAAGAATGAGCATACGTGTAAACAAACTTGCCCTTGGGACCTTTGACCTTAATTTCCTGGCCTATAGTTAGGAGAGAAAGGTATCGGGAGATGTTCCCCTTCTCGTATGTCTGTTGTCTTTATTAGTTGCTTGCGTCATTACGATAATAGACATCTTGACGAACCTTGACGACCAAGTCAAAGTGTCCTTTGTCGTCATCCAAAGTCGTGGGAGTGTAAGATCTAACAATCTGCTTGCCATTAATCTCGGCAGCAACAGAGATATGTTGACCGATGGGGAGACCAAGAGAGTCAGATGCACGGGGAAGGGCAAATCGGTACCTGGTCACATTAGAGAAAATCAGTGCGAGAAGATCAAAGTCGCAAGCGACATAAACGTACAAAGCAGTGTTATGGGACAAGTGATCCTTGTCAACGAGCTTGAAAGACCTCCACTCAACAGGGTCAAGCACCTTTCTGTCTTTCTCTACCGATATCCAGAGCAACACGTCAGTTCCTCTACTCCGATCATTCAGACGCGAGAAGTGGGAGAGAACTGACcctggaagaagatgaaaaggcCGAGAATAGCAGCGACGACGAGACCGCCGAGGAAGCTGGCGTGAGGAGCGAGCTTCTGAGCGAGAACCTCGATAGTGGACATGATCAGATATCTTTCACAGGGCTGTTATAGAAATGTAAATGGGAATATCGGAGAACGATGAACGGGGGCACAACCGTTGGGGAAACATGTTGTGACGTGGAACTTACCCTCCGATATAACCATTCAATTCTTTCCCCGATGATGTTAAATGCTAAACAGCTCGAACAGTACCATTttgacatcttcttctagGAACCCCAGAAGGGAGTCTATCCGAACACATCATGATTCCACGAAGCTTGGTAGAACTTTACGGAAGAGCGAGTGATGTCGTACAGCATATACTTGGCCCGGAACAACCTCTATCGGAAGCCGAAGAACCAATCCTTCCTAGGTCgtcatcgtcttcatcagtAGCATCAACCCAGCAATCTACGCCCTCATATCGATCTTCAATAAACCACACTCTCCTTCGGAATTCTTTCCCAAAggctcttcatccatttCTCTGTGTATGGGTCGTGGTTTTTATCTGGTTGATCTGTCAGCAATACTATTTTACACCTACTCAAGACCTCATCCCTTGCACGGCTTCACCATGGGACGATTGGCCCCCGGATAACTGCGGGATTAATGGCGAGAGATGTGCGGAAGATTTGACATCTTTGGCTGATAGGAGGTTCAGATGTATGAGCGGATGTAAAGATACCAGGCTAGGAAATGAGAGGTGGATCGGTAATGAGCGTGTCAATGGCGTGCCGCTTCTTATTGGTGGCGGAGATATGAACCATACGTACCGGTAAGCCCTTGCTCTCACATCAGTCTGTCGGCATTAACATAGCCTTCTCAGAGCGGACTCTTGGATCTGCGCTGCCGCGATCCACTCTAatctcatctcctcttcgctcGGCGGATGCGTCACTGTCCATCCTTTGCCATACCCTGCCGGTCATTCCAGTTTTATCTCCTCCGCCGCTCATGGCCTCACCTCTACAGCATTTTCTCAATACTTCCCAGGCGCGTTCACCCTTTCACATGTTATCGTCTCCGGCTGTTGGGACTTGCACTTTATTGTCATGGGCTTCAACGCCGTCTGCCTGCTCATtctcactctcttcctccgtccgccttcttctctcctaTTCACTATCCTCCTTGTTCTGGGGTATTTCCAAATCACTTTATTTAGCGATGTCCCACACTACCCGCCCGACTGGCAATCTCTTTTCGGCGGACTCATTCCTGTGCTGATCGCGGGCTACTGGATCTGGAAAcaagccttcttcgtcacTCTCCCCCATTTCCACGATGCACCTTTTACCTTAGCCCTTTGGCAGGGCGCAGGGTATTGGGTAGGTGTGGAGAGTTCAACGGTTTTTGCCAGGTTTCCCATCAGCAGGCTGGGATACGACACCCTTACTCTATCTGGCTTTTTGGCTCTTATGATCATCGTGGGCATCATCCACCTTGTCGTCGGATACCAAGCGCTCGCCATGCGTAAGCAAGGTCTACTTCGGTACTATCTCGTCCGCTACCTCCCTTTCTTACCtatccttctcatcctttccaatATCCCATCTTACACGCTTCGATTACACCATTACCTCCTTGCTCTCCTCGCTATCCCGGTTTTGTCCCTCCCCAACCGACTTAGTTTGGTGTTGCAAGCATTCATGCTTGGTTTATGGCTAGACGGCgttggaagatggggtTGGGCTAGTTTCCTCGAAAAGACTTCTTCTGTACGtccatccctcttccctcttccttctttctttctctatCTTTAAGACCTTGGACGCAAAGAACTAACCCCTTCCCgtccctctttctctcctcgtcCCATAGCTTCTCGGCGATGCCCCCTCTGGCTCATGGGCACCCACATTTTTCCCCAACCTCAGCTCCCCTCATACCCTCTCCTGGTCACCCATCACCCCCGAACAAGCTGCGGAGGATGTAACCGGGTATTCTGTCTTAGTCAACGATATGCAGGCGTTTGCTGGATGGGTGAATAATAGTAAGTGCAGTAATTCCCCTTGTTCTTTTCATGAGGATAAAGGTTGTGGGACTTGAGGATAAAGGTTGTGGGACTTACGCGcggtttttttttcttctttagCAATTGATTTGAAAGGCGTACTGAGGGATGGGGTGAATTATTTCCGTATTGCCGTACGCCCATCTTCCTGGCCTCTCTTTAACGGGTGTGCAAAAGCTGACTAGATGGAACAGTACGAGAGGAATGGAATGTCAATGGACTTTAGCGATCCCATTGTCCGATGGGAGAATGGTACATGGGGAGGCATGGGAGAGCCTGTAGATCTTTTTAGAGTGTAGACTACTCTTGTTTGTTACGCACCATTATTTGAATGTTGTATTCACATTGTACGAACAATTCATGCATATATTACATCGGTCGTATTTGCCTCAATTTGAACAGAGTACCTACTTTCTCACGTTATCTTCGCGTCTCTTATCCCAGCTCCTattccctcctctctcctcccaacCCCCTTCCTTGATGACCACGACTCTGTTAACTCTCCCATCAACTGCTCATAAACATCATTCATATGCTGCCATGTGGCAACAACAAGTctatctcttctcctcggaCTCAGATCCGCAAACTCCTCATCGGCCGTTCCACCCACAGGCCCCATCGCCCGGTTCACCCAATCGTGTTTCGATGATGCGGCAGAGATATCGGGAATTTCTAGGTGAAAGGTGATATCAGTGGGGCGTTTCGTGTCTTCGACGTGATATTTCAATGGGATGAAGCGAAACGATCTGGAAGATCTGGAAAcggcggaggagatgagggcTTTACTGCAACGAGAGGCTGAACAGGTTGTGGGAGGAGCGGGGAGAGCCAATAATGTCGATTGATCACTCTGTACGTAAGAGGCTTCATTCTTTGCCATCCACTTATTTACCCTGTCAGCAATTGCTCGATCATTGTAAACCCCATCGCCCCCTTCGCCACCCTCGCCCGGCGGTAGGTCACCCATAGTGATACGTGCCGAAGCGCCATtctggaagatgatgatcgTTTTGTCGTCCACTATGATATTGATTTCGTCCTTGTTGCGTTTCGAAGTGGACTGctgagatgatgatgggagATGGCTGTGCCGTGGAGAAGATTCGCGAGGTTCTTTATCGTCACTGTACGTCTCGCGTTGACTTTCTCGAGGCCTGGTTGATCTTTTGCCCATGGCATGCCTGCTCCTTAATAGGTTATCCGTCCCAGCATTAGAGTCATTATTACGCCAATGATGCCTCCTTCGGTGCTCGCGTGTAGCAGACGGGTAACCATATGGatctccaccttcatcctccattgCAGTCTCTTCAATCCCCATCGTCCTCATTCAGGCTGTGttgtcttccttccaatcCCATTCTTTCGGATCATTAACAGGTCGGAAGGAAGGagcaaaggaaggagcAGTAATCACAAGTGAAGAACCATATACCCCTGTGGAGTTACGGCGGGAGATGGGTGGTGTTTGGAAATGCTGGTATGTAGAAGTAGGTCGGATATCGGGGCTGATAAAAGAGGAATATATCGAACCACGGCTACCGTATCCGCCATCCCTAGCTAAAAAACCCTCATCATTCACCGTTGCTCCTGAGTTGATTCGAGGAGGGAGATCACGGTAAAACGCCGATCCACTCTGGCGAGTTGAGGCAAGAGGTTCAGTACTTAGTCGTGTAGTGGCGGCGAAGTAGCGGGGGTCATTACAGCGTGGGTCTGAACAAGGGTCGCTTGGGGGACGACTTGAAAGTTTAGGCATGGTAGAGACTCTAGAGATTGGCCTGAGTCGACAACGAGGGTCACGGCATGAAGGGTCGTCACATAGCGATGGCGCTTCAGTTGTACATGCAGGGTCGGTACAGTTAGGATCGCTACATCCTACATCTTGGGAGACTCTCAGCTTCGTGAATTCCAGAACAAGTGACGAGGAAATCTCACCGGAATAAGGCCACTGGGTTGGACGGAAAACCTGGTAATAATCCATGTTTTTCGATGCCAAATACACGCTTTTTTGATGAAAGTCTCACTCACTAGATGATGTGGGTGAATCAAACCTTGAAATTCCCTCCTTATACCTTCATTCTCCGAGCTCTTAACAAATGATATTGCATCTTACAATACTGCTTGCCCATCTTTCGACCGAGCACCTGCAAATATTCAGCTTCTGACACAAAGGATGTGACAGCACTTCTCATGCTGCCTTGCCTAAAGATCGgaatggagatggaatgTGACGAGCCCGCTTACTTTATCGATCGATTCCAAAGTAAATGGGAAGGTACAGGCGAACGGATGGATGTTTGTCGATGGTTAATCTTTCCAAAACAGTCGGTAATTGATAAACGAATCGCCaagtgaagaggaggggaaTGGGTTGCTGTGTTTGTTTGGGGATGGAACTTCATTAGGGATCAGAGAGATTCGTTAAATTCCTTTTGATTTATGGGGTAGCAGTAGCTGGACGGCATTACACAGAGAAGGCGACAGAACACGACGAGCCACCGGCGTCTCTTGTCCATTGGGGCATGGTTGGTTTTTGTCAAGGGCTATCGCATCGGTAGAGCCTGTAGCGGCTGCTTTGGGGTGTGAGAAGGAAACTCGGCGGTTGCGAAATCTGTCGGTTGTAACTGTTTAGGATTTTGTGAAATGTGTCGAAGAAATGTAGAAGAAAAAAGCGAAAATGCGGAATAACGAAAATGAAATATGGCAGGGGAATCTTGAGAGGAAGTTCTAAACGAA
Proteins encoded in this region:
- a CDS encoding vacuolar protein translates to MIPRSLVELYGRASDVVQHILGPEQPLSEAEEPILPRSSSSSSVASTQQSTPSYRSSINHTLLRNSFPKALHPFLCVWVVVFIWLICQQYYFTPTQDLIPCTASPWDDWPPDNCGINGERCAEDLTSLADRRFRCMSGCKDTRLGNERWIGNERVNGVPLLIGGGDMNHTYRADSWICAAAIHSNLISSSLGGCVTVHPLPYPAGHSSFISSAAHGLTSTAFSQYFPGAFTLSHVIVSGCWDLHFIVMGFNAVCLLILTLFLRPPSSLLFTILLVLGYFQITLFSDVPHYPPDWQSLFGGLIPVLIAGYWIWKQAFFVTLPHFHDAPFTLALWQGAGYWVGVESSTVFARFPISRLGYDTLTLSGFLALMIIVGIIHLVVGYQALAMRKQGLLRYYLVRYLPFLPILLILSNIPSYTLRLHHYLLALLAIPVLSLPNRLSLVLQAFMLGLWLDGVGRWGWASFLEKTSSLLGDAPSGSWAPTFFPNLSSPHTLSWSPITPEQAAEDVTGYSVLVNDMQAFAGWVNNTIDLKGVLRDGVNYFRIAYERNGMSMDFSDPIVRWENGTWGGMGEPVDLFRV
- a CDS encoding NADH-cytochrome b5 reductase 1, giving the protein MSTIEVLAQKLAPHASFLGGLVVAAILGLFIFFQEKDRKVLDPVEWRSFKLVDKDHLSHNTALYRFALPRASDSLGLPIGQHISVAAEINGKQIVRSYTPTTLDDDKGHFDLVVKTYEKGNISRYLSLLTIGQEIKVKGPKGKFVYTPNMAPHLVMIAGGTGITPMYQIIKSSLKSPGDKTKLSLIYANVQEDDILLKREIDELQAKSNGRFDVKYVLNNPPEGWTGGVGFITKEMIEEAMPPSGVGSANHGEGHKVLMCGPPPMITAMKGHLAQIGYPAPRSVSKLEDQVFLF